The stretch of DNA TGACCGGCCGGCCGTCCTGGTCGGCGCCGGGCCGCAGGCCGTACAGCTCCAGCGCGAGGCCGGTCAGCAGCAGGCCGGCCGGCAGGGCCAGGCGCAGCGCGCCGAACCGGGGGGTGGCCGCCGGGGCCGGGCGGCCCGGCAGGGCCTCCAGGGCCGGGACGGCCAGTGCGGCGGAGAGGCCGGCGACCAGGGGCACCAGGGCGAGCAGGGTGACGGGGGCCGCGGCGGGCAGGTGGGCGCCCATCCCGAGCTCGGGGGCGAGGGAGGGACCGGCCACGTCGTTGCGCAGCACCAGGAAGAGCAGCAGGGTGACGGCGCTGCCGAAGCAGCAGGCCAGGGCGGTCTCCCCGGCGATCAGCGCCCGGATCCGGCTCGGCCCGGCCCCGGCGGCGGTCAGCCCGGTGATCCGGTCCGGCCGCCCGGCCGGTACGGCCCGCGCGGCGACGGCGGCGAACCAGGCCACCGCGACCAGCGGCGGCAGGCACCAGAGCAGCCGCACCAGCGCCCCGGCCGCCGGATCGGTCAGCGCCCGCCCGAGCGCCCGCAGCAGCAGCGCGGCGACCAGTGCGGCGGCCGTCGCGGTGAGCAGCCACCGCCCGAGATCGGCGAAGCGGTAACCCCGGGCCAGACGGAGGTAGAGCACGTGACGCCTTTCAGCGCGGGGAGGGGAGGAGGACGGCAGCGCGGCCGGGGCGCGGCACCACGGCGGAGGCCGCTGGGCCAGGGGCGGCCGGGTGGGCCGGCGTCATCGGGCTGCGGTGACGGCGGTGGCGCCGCGGGTGACCGGGGTGGCGGGGGCGGCGAGGCGGCCGTCGACCAGGGCGACCGTGCGGTCGGCATAGCGGGCGAGCTCGGGGTTGTGGGTGGCGAGGACCAGGGTGAGCTGGTGGGAGCGGGCGGCGCTGGCCAGTATCCGCAGCACCTGGTCCTGGGCCTCGCGGTGGAGCGGGGCGGTGGGGTCGTCGGCGAAGACGACCGGGGGGAGCGGGGCGAGGGCGCGGGCGACGGCGATCCGCTGGCGCTGGCTCTGGACCAGCTCGGCGGGGCGGCGGCCGGCGCAGTCGGCCACGTCGAGCCGCTCCAGCCACTCCGCGGCGGCGGCGTAGGCGGCCTTGTGGCCGGCCCCGGCGAGCAGCAGGGGCAGCGCGACGTTCTCCCGGGCGGTCAGCTCCGGCACCAGGTGCGGCTCGGAGCCGACGAAGCCGAAGCGGTCGCGCCGCAGGCGCTCGCGCCCGGCCCGGCCGAGGGTGTGCACGGGGGCGCTGTTGAACCAGACCTCGCCCTCGTCCACCGGGAGCAGCGCGGAGAGGCAGCCGAGCAGGGTGCTCTTCCCGGAGCCGCGCGGGCCGGTGATGGCGAGCACCTCGCCGTCCCGGACACCGATCGAGACGCCACGCAGGGCCGGGGTGCCGTCGTGTGACTTGACGATCCCCCGTGCCCACAGCACGTCGTTGTCAGGCGGGGCCGCGGCCATGAAGATCCATCCTGGTGGCTGCGCAGGGATATGACAGTCGTCAGATTAGAACGACCGAGTCACGCCGCGGTTGCGGCACACTGATCCAATCGGGGGCAATTCACCCGGAATCCGGCGTGTTGGTCGTGAAATAACTGCACCGAAGGGCGGCCCCGGCAGAGTGGGGCCGCCCTTCGGCGGAGGGTGGGACGGAAAGATCGGGTGATCAGACCTTCACGGTCGGGTGATCAGATCTTGGCCCAGGCGTCGGTCAGCGTGACCCGCAGGATCTGCTCGATCTCGTCGAAGGTCGACTGGTCGGAGATCAGCGGCGGGGCCAGCTGGATGACCGGGTCGCCACGGTCGTCGGCGCGGCAGTACAGGCCGTTGTTGTACAGCTCCTTGGAGAGGAAGCCGTAGAGCACGCGCTCGATCTCGTCGTCGTTGAAGGACTCCTTGGTGACCTTGTCCTTGACGAGCTCGATGCCGTAGAAGTACCCGTTGCCGCGGACGTCGCCGACGATCGGCAGGTCGCGCAGCTTGTCCAGCGTGCCGAGGAACTTCGACTCGTTGTCGAGCACGTGCTGGTTGAGGCCCTCGCGCTCGAAGATGTCGAGGTTGGCCAGCGCCACCGCGGAGGAGACCGGGTGGCCGCCGAAGGTGTAGCCGTGCAGGAAGGTGTTGTCGCCCTTGTAGAACGGCTCGGCGATGCGGTCCGAGATGATCGTGGCGCCGATCGGGGAGTAGCCCGAGGTCATGCCCTTGGCGCAGGTGATCATGTCCGGCACGTAGCCGAACTTGTCGGCGCCGAACATGGTGCCCAGGCGGCCGAAGGCGCAGATGACCTCGTCCGAGACGAGCAGCACGTCGTGGCGGTCGCAGATCTCGCGCAGGCGCTGGAAGTACCCGGGCGGCGGCGGGAAGCAGCCACCGGCGTTCTGCACCGGCTCGACGAAGACGGCGGCGACGGTGTCGGCGCCCTCGAACAGGATCGCCTGCTCGATCTCGTCGGCGCACCAGCGGCCGTAGGCCTCGGGGTCGACGGTGCCGTCGGGGCCCGCGAGGTACGCCGGGGCGCGGTAGATGTTGGTGTTCGGCGCCTTGTGGGTGCCCGGCACCAGCGGCTCGAACGGGGCCTTCAGGCCCGGCAGGCCGGTGATGGAGAGGGCGCCCTGGGGGGTGCCGTGGTAGGCGACGGCGCGCGAGATGACCTTGTACTTGGTCGGCTTGCCGGTCAGCTTGAAGTACTGCTTGGCCAGCTTCCAGGCGGTCTCGACGGCCTCGCCGCCACCGGTGGAGAAGAAGACCTTGTTGAGGTCGCCCGGGGCGTAGTTCGCCAGGCGCTCGGCCAGCTCGACGGCCTTCGGGTGGGCGTAGCTCCACACCGGGAAGAAGGCGAGCTCCTTGGCCTGCTTGGCGGCGGCCTCGGCCAGCTCCTCGCGGCCGTGCCCGGCCTGGACGACGAACAGGCCCGCGAGCCCGTCCAGGTACTTCTTGCCCTTGTCGTCCCAGACGTAGGTGCCCTCGCCGCGCACGATGGTCGGCACGGGGGAGTTCTCGTACGACGACATGCGGGTGAAGTGCATCCACAGGTGGTCGTAGGCGGTCTTGGAAAGGTCCTTCTGCGCCGGGTCGGCTGTCATCGGGTGCCCCAGGTGTAGGTCTGTTTCCGGAGCTTCAGGTAAACGAAGCTCTCGGTGCTCCGCACGCCGGGAAGGGCGCGGATGCGCTTGTTGATCATTTCGAGCAGGTGCTCGTCGTCCTCGCAGACGAGTTCGGCCAGCAGGTCGAACGAGCCGGCGGTGCAGACGACGTAGTCGACCTCGTCGAAGGCGGCCAGTGCGTCGGCGACGAGCTCGACGTCGCCCTCGACGCGAATGCCGACCATCGCCTGTCGGGTGAACCCGACGGTGAGGGGGTCGGTGACCGCGACGATCTGCATCACGCCTTGGTCGAGCAGCTTCTGGACCCGCTGCCGCACGGCCGCCTCGGAGAGGCCGACGGCCTTGCCGATGGCGGCGTACGGGCGACGCCCGTCTTCCTGGAGCTGCTCGATGATCGCCTTGGAGGCGGCATCAAGGGGAACGCTGGCGTTCCGGTCTCGGTTGGCCACGACGTCACTGTGCCCGATCGGCCGCGCCGTTGCAAGCTGCCCCGCTGCTGATTTCGTCGTCGTTTTGAAAAATGCATGCGGATTGCGTTGTCTTCCGCGAAGTGTCCTGTCGATACCGGCAGCGGTAGAGGTACCCTTGCCGGGTGCGCGCGCTGACGTGCACAGACTCAGTGGACCGCGGCTTCCGGAGCCCGGCCACTCGGCGCCCGGTACCCTGGCGCCGGTTCTGCAACGTGGCAGGCACCAGACCGAGGAGAGAGCCCGTGAGCGAGCTTCGTACGCTGCGCAACTACATCAACGGTGAGTTCGTCGACGCGGCCGACGGCCGCACCCTGGACATCGTCGACCCGACGACCGGCCAGGTGTACGCCACCTCGCCGCTGTCCGGTGCCGCGGACGTCGACGCCGCGATGGCCTCCGCCGCCGAGGCGTTCCCGCTCTGGCGCGATGCCACGCCGAGCACCCGGCAGAAGCTGCTGCTGAAGATCGCCGACGCGGTCGAGGCCCGGGCCGACGAGATCGTGGACGCCGAGTGTCGCAACACCGGCAAGCCGCGCGGGCTGACCCTCTCCGAGGAGATCGGTCCGATGGTGGACCAGATCCGCTTCTTCGCCGGTGCCGCCCGCCTGCTCGAGGGCAAGGCCGCCGGTGAGTACATGGACGGGATGACCTCGATCATCCGCCGCGAGCCGGTCGGCGTCTGCGCCCAGGTCGCGCCGTGGAACTACCCGATGATGATGGCCGTCTGGAAGTTCGCCCCGGCGATCGCCGCCGGCAACGCCGTCGTGCTCAAGCCCTCGGACACCACCCCGGCCTCCACCGTGCTGCTGGCCGAGATCATCGGCGGCGTGCTGAAGGACCTGGAGCTGCCGGCCGGCATCTTCAACGTCATCTGCGGCGACCGCGAGAGCGGCAAGCTGATGGTCGAGCACCCCACCCCGGCGATGGCCTCCATCACCGGCTCCGTCCGGGCCGGCATCCAGGTCGCCGAGTCGGCCTCCAAGGACGTCAAGCGCGTCCACCTGGAGCTGGGCGGCAAGGCCCCGGTCGTGGTCTTCGAGGACGCCGACATCGCCGAGGCCGTCGAGGGCATCTCGGTGGCGGGCTTCTTCAACGCCGGCCAGGACTGCACCGCCGCCACCCGCGTGCTGGTGCACGAGTCGATCCACGACGACTTCGTCACCGCGCTGGCCAAGGCCGCGGCCGACACCAAGACCGGTGGCATCGACGAGGAGGACGTGCTCTACGGCCCCCTCAACAACGCCAACCAGCTGAAGCAGGTCTCCGGCTTCATCGAGCGCCTCCCGGCCCACGCCAAGGTCGAGGCCGGCGGCCACCGGGTCGGCGAGGTCGGCTACTTCTACGCCCCGACCGTCGTCTCCGGCCTGAAGCAGGACGACGAGATCATCCAGAACGAGGTCTTCGGCCCGGTCATCACCGTGCAGAAGTTCTCCGACGAGGACCAGGCCGTCTCCTACGCCAACGGCGTCGACTTCGCCCTCGCCTCCTCGGTCTGGACCAAGGACCACGCCCGCGCCATGCGGATGTCCCGCCGCCTGGACTTCGGCTGCGTCTGGATCAACACCCACATCCCGCTGGTCGCCGAGATGCCGCACGGTGGCTTCAAGAAGTCCGGCTACGGCAAGGACCTCTCCGGCTACGGCTTCGAGGACTACACCCGGGTGAAGCACGTCATGACCGCGCTGTAAGCGCGGGTCATGACCTTTAGCGCAGTATGACCGCGCTGTAAGCGCGGGTCATGACCGTCAGCGCAGTATGACCGCGCTGTAAGTCCCGGCAGAAGGGGCGTGCCGCCGAGGCGGTGCGCCCCTTTTCCATGGTGTCGGCCGGGGGTCGTCCTGCCTGACAGGATGCACCTGCCCGGCGGCCGGGGGGTTGCCTAGCCTTACAGGCATGAGCATCCCCACTGCTGACCCGGCTGCCGGACAGGCTGTCAAGGCCGCCGACCGCGCGCACGTCTTCCACTCGTGGTCCGCCCAGGCGCTGATCGACCCCATGCCGGTGGCCGGTGCCGAGGGCTCGTACTTCTGGGACTACGAGGGCAACCGCTACCTCGACTTCTCCTCGCAGCTGGTGAACACCAACATCGGGCACCAGCACCCGAAGGTGGTCGCGGCCATCCAGGAGCAGGCGGCGAAGCTCTGCACCATCGCGCCCGGCTTCGCCGTGGACGCCCGCAGCGAGGCGGCCCGGCTGATCGCCGAGCGCACCCCGGGCGACCTGAACAAGATCTTCTTCACCAACGGCGGCGCCGAGGCGAACGAGAACGCGATCCGGATGGCCCGGCTGCACACCGGCCGCCAGAAGGTGATGTCCACCTACCGCTCGTACCACGGCGCCACCGCCAACGCGATCGCGCTGACCGGCGACCCCCGCCGCTGGGCCAACGAGACCGGCACCTCGGGCATCGTGCACTTCTGGGGCCCGTACGCCTACCGCTCCAACTTCCACGCCGAGAACGAGGCGCAGGAGTGCGAGCGCGCGCTGGCGCACCTGGAGCAGGTGGTGGCCTTCGAGGGCCCCGGCACCATCGCGGCGATCATCCTGGAGACCGTGGTCGGCACCGCGGGCATCCTGATCCCGCCGGCGGGCTACCTCGCGGGCGTGCGGGAGATCTGCGACCGGTACGGCATCGTCTTCATCCTGGACGAGGTCATGGCCGGCTTCGGCCGGACCGGTGAGTGGTTCGCCGCCGACCACTGGGGTGTCACCCCGGACCTCCTCACCTTCGCCAAGGGCGTCAACTCCGGGTACGTGCCGCTGGGCGGCGTGGCGATCTCCGAGGCGATCGCGGCCACCTTCGCCGAGCGCCCCTTCCCGGGCGGGCTCACCTACTCGGGCCACCCGCTGGCCTGCGCCTCGGCGGTGGCGACGATCAACACGATGGCCGAGGAGGGCATCGTGGAGCACGCCAAGCACATCGGCGAGAACGTGCTCGGCCCCGCCCTGCGCGAGCTGGCGGAGCGTCACCCTGTGATCGGCGAGGTGCGCGGCCTGGGCGTCTTCTGGGCGCTCGACCTGGTGAAGAACCGCGAGACCCGCGAGCCGCTGGTGCCGTACAACGCGGCCGGCGGGGACAACGCGCCGATGGCCGAGCTCGCCGCCGCCTGCAAGAAGCGCGGCCTGTGGCCGTTCGTGAACATGAACCGCTTCCACGTCGTGCCGCCGTGCACCGTCACCGAGGAGGAGATCCGCGAGGGTCTCGCCGTCCTCGACGAGGTGCTCACCCTGACGGACGCGCACACCGTCTGACCGTCAGGCACAGCCCCCAACGGCCCCGGGCAGCGCCTTGCCCGGGGCCGTCCCCTTTCCACGCTCAGCTTCAGCGCTCAGCGCCAGCGCGAACCAGCTCGGAGACGATCCCCCCATGCGTCGTGCCACCCTGTCCCGCCGCGCCGCCCTCGGCGCCGCCGGTCTGCTCGGTCTGGGCAGCCTGTCGGCCTGCGGCATCCCCGCCGCGTACGTCCCGGAGGAGCGGCGCAGCGCGACCGACCGCTCGGAGCGGGACAAGAAGCTGACCTTCTCCAACTGGACGCAGTACATCGACGTCGACAAGGCCGGGAAGCGGCCCACCCTGGAGGAGTTCCAGCGGCGCACCGGCATCGACGTCACGTACACCGAGGACATCAACGACAACGACGAGTTCTTCGGCAAGATCAGCCCGGTGCTGGCCCAGGGCGGCGACCCGGGCCGCGACCTGATGGTGATCAGCGACTGGATGGCCGGCCGGTACGTGGCGCTCGGCTGGGTGCAGACGCTGGACAGGGCCAACCTGCCGAACGTCACCAAGTACCTGGACCCGCAGCTCAGCCACCCGGCCTTCGACCCGGAGCGCTCGCACTCGGTGCCGTGGCAGTCGGGTCTGACCGGCATCGCGTACAACCGCAAGACGCTCGGCCGGGAGATCAAGAAGACCTCGGACCTGTGGGCGCCCGACCTCAAGGGGCGGGTCACGCTGTTCGCCGGGATGGACGAGGCGCTCGGGCTGCTGATGCTGGCCAACGGCGCGGACATCGCCAGGTTCACCACCGACGACGCGCACAAGGCGATGAGCCAGGTGCAGAAGCTGGTGGACACCAAGCACATCCGCCGGTTCACCGGCAACGACTACACCAGCGACCTGGCCTCGGGCGCGGCGGTGGCCTGCCAGGCGTACTCCGGGGACGCGATCCAGCTCAAGGCGCAGAACCCGGACATCGAGTTCGTGGTGCCCGAGGAGGGCGCCGAGCTGTGGGCCGAGAGCCTGATGATCCCCAACAGGGCGGACCACAAGGTCAACGCCGAGAAGCTGATCGACTACTACTACCAGCCCGAGGTGGCCGCCGAGCTGGCCGCCTTCGTGCAGTACATCTGCCCGGTGCCGGCCGCCCGCGAGGTGCTGGCCAAGAGCGAGGACCCGGACACCGCCGCGCTGGCCGACGAGCCGCTGATGTTCCCCGGCGACGAGATCCGGGCCCGGCTGCGCACCATGCGCGACGTCTCCGCGGCCGAGCGGCCGGGCCTGCACCAGATCTGGGGCCAGGTCGCCGGGGTGTAGCTCAGCGCCGCACGGCGTCCAGCGCGAGCAGGGCGACGTGCAGGGAGAGGCAGGACTCCACCTGGTCGAGGTCGACGGAGAGGATCCGCTCGACCTTGTGCAGGCGGTCGTAGAAGGAGGGCCGGGAGAGGTGCGCCGCGTCGGCCGCGGCGGACTTGTTCCGGCCCTGCTCCAGGTAGATCCGGAGCATCTGCACCAGCTGGCTGCCGTGCTCGGCGTCGTAGGCGAGCAGCGGGCCGAGCTCGCGCTCGACGTAGGTCTGCAGCCGGGCGTCGTCGCGCAGCAGGTGGAGCAGGCCGCGCAGGCGCACGTCCGGGAGGCGGTAGTAGGCGGCCGGGCGGCCGCCCGGGGCCTCGTGCAGCGCGGCGTCGGCCACCTGGGTGGCCTCCAGCAGGGTGCGGCGGGCGTCGCGGACCGAGCCGACCGAGGAGCCGACCGCTATCACCGGCTCGGGCGCGGTCTCGCCGCGGGCGCCCTCGGCGGCGAGCTTGCGCAGCGCGGCGGCGAAGGCCTCCAGGGCGGTGTGCTCGTCCTGCTGCGAGCCGAGCGCGATCAGGAGGCCCACGCCCTCGTCGTCCAGCGCGCCGACCAGGGCGGAGAGCCGGCAGGTGCGGATCGCGGTGGCGGCCAGCTCGGTGAAGTCGCGCAGCCGGGCCTGCGCCTCCAGCGCGGCCGGGATCGGCCCGCGCCGCTCGCGCAGCACCACGCCGACCAGCCGGCGGCTCTCCAGCGGCACGCCGAGCGCCTGGGCCCGCAGGGCCACCTCGGAGACGGTCAGCGCGTGGGTCAGGATGCCCGAGAGCAGGGTGCGGTGGGTCTGCCGCTCCAGTGACTCACGGTCACGGACCACCAGCCGGTTGAGCGCGAGGGTGGCCGCGCCGCGCTCCAGCAGCATGGTGTGCGGGTGCGGGGTGTCGGTGGGCAGCGGCCCGGGCTCGCCCGCGAGCACCAGCCGCCCCCAGTCCTGCCCGCGCGCGCCGACGGTGGTGACCAGCCAGCCGCTGCGCGGGTCGTACCCGGTGCGGCCCGGCGGGCGGACCCCGCGGGAGCGGCGCTCCCAGCCCTCGAGCAGTTCGACCTCGGAGCGCCC from Kitasatospora sp. MMS16-BH015 encodes:
- a CDS encoding ABC transporter ATP-binding protein; this encodes MAAAPPDNDVLWARGIVKSHDGTPALRGVSIGVRDGEVLAITGPRGSGKSTLLGCLSALLPVDEGEVWFNSAPVHTLGRAGRERLRRDRFGFVGSEPHLVPELTARENVALPLLLAGAGHKAAYAAAAEWLERLDVADCAGRRPAELVQSQRQRIAVARALAPLPPVVFADDPTAPLHREAQDQVLRILASAARSHQLTLVLATHNPELARYADRTVALVDGRLAAPATPVTRGATAVTAAR
- a CDS encoding aspartate aminotransferase family protein, which translates into the protein MTADPAQKDLSKTAYDHLWMHFTRMSSYENSPVPTIVRGEGTYVWDDKGKKYLDGLAGLFVVQAGHGREELAEAAAKQAKELAFFPVWSYAHPKAVELAERLANYAPGDLNKVFFSTGGGEAVETAWKLAKQYFKLTGKPTKYKVISRAVAYHGTPQGALSITGLPGLKAPFEPLVPGTHKAPNTNIYRAPAYLAGPDGTVDPEAYGRWCADEIEQAILFEGADTVAAVFVEPVQNAGGCFPPPPGYFQRLREICDRHDVLLVSDEVICAFGRLGTMFGADKFGYVPDMITCAKGMTSGYSPIGATIISDRIAEPFYKGDNTFLHGYTFGGHPVSSAVALANLDIFEREGLNQHVLDNESKFLGTLDKLRDLPIVGDVRGNGYFYGIELVKDKVTKESFNDDEIERVLYGFLSKELYNNGLYCRADDRGDPVIQLAPPLISDQSTFDEIEQILRVTLTDAWAKI
- a CDS encoding Lrp/AsnC family transcriptional regulator gives rise to the protein MANRDRNASVPLDAASKAIIEQLQEDGRRPYAAIGKAVGLSEAAVRQRVQKLLDQGVMQIVAVTDPLTVGFTRQAMVGIRVEGDVELVADALAAFDEVDYVVCTAGSFDLLAELVCEDDEHLLEMINKRIRALPGVRSTESFVYLKLRKQTYTWGTR
- a CDS encoding gamma-aminobutyraldehyde dehydrogenase, translating into MSELRTLRNYINGEFVDAADGRTLDIVDPTTGQVYATSPLSGAADVDAAMASAAEAFPLWRDATPSTRQKLLLKIADAVEARADEIVDAECRNTGKPRGLTLSEEIGPMVDQIRFFAGAARLLEGKAAGEYMDGMTSIIRREPVGVCAQVAPWNYPMMMAVWKFAPAIAAGNAVVLKPSDTTPASTVLLAEIIGGVLKDLELPAGIFNVICGDRESGKLMVEHPTPAMASITGSVRAGIQVAESASKDVKRVHLELGGKAPVVVFEDADIAEAVEGISVAGFFNAGQDCTAATRVLVHESIHDDFVTALAKAAADTKTGGIDEEDVLYGPLNNANQLKQVSGFIERLPAHAKVEAGGHRVGEVGYFYAPTVVSGLKQDDEIIQNEVFGPVITVQKFSDEDQAVSYANGVDFALASSVWTKDHARAMRMSRRLDFGCVWINTHIPLVAEMPHGGFKKSGYGKDLSGYGFEDYTRVKHVMTAL
- a CDS encoding aspartate aminotransferase family protein, producing MSIPTADPAAGQAVKAADRAHVFHSWSAQALIDPMPVAGAEGSYFWDYEGNRYLDFSSQLVNTNIGHQHPKVVAAIQEQAAKLCTIAPGFAVDARSEAARLIAERTPGDLNKIFFTNGGAEANENAIRMARLHTGRQKVMSTYRSYHGATANAIALTGDPRRWANETGTSGIVHFWGPYAYRSNFHAENEAQECERALAHLEQVVAFEGPGTIAAIILETVVGTAGILIPPAGYLAGVREICDRYGIVFILDEVMAGFGRTGEWFAADHWGVTPDLLTFAKGVNSGYVPLGGVAISEAIAATFAERPFPGGLTYSGHPLACASAVATINTMAEEGIVEHAKHIGENVLGPALRELAERHPVIGEVRGLGVFWALDLVKNRETREPLVPYNAAGGDNAPMAELAAACKKRGLWPFVNMNRFHVVPPCTVTEEEIREGLAVLDEVLTLTDAHTV
- a CDS encoding spermidine/putrescine ABC transporter substrate-binding protein, whose protein sequence is MRRATLSRRAALGAAGLLGLGSLSACGIPAAYVPEERRSATDRSERDKKLTFSNWTQYIDVDKAGKRPTLEEFQRRTGIDVTYTEDINDNDEFFGKISPVLAQGGDPGRDLMVISDWMAGRYVALGWVQTLDRANLPNVTKYLDPQLSHPAFDPERSHSVPWQSGLTGIAYNRKTLGREIKKTSDLWAPDLKGRVTLFAGMDEALGLLMLANGADIARFTTDDAHKAMSQVQKLVDTKHIRRFTGNDYTSDLASGAAVACQAYSGDAIQLKAQNPDIEFVVPEEGAELWAESLMIPNRADHKVNAEKLIDYYYQPEVAAELAAFVQYICPVPAAREVLAKSEDPDTAALADEPLMFPGDEIRARLRTMRDVSAAERPGLHQIWGQVAGV
- a CDS encoding PucR family transcriptional regulator ligand-binding domain-containing protein, with the translated sequence MLPTVARVLDLDAMRRGLPQVVAGAAQLERPVRWVHVSELPDVAGVLQGGELVLTTGIALPEDREGLARYVRELDEVGVAGLVIEFGRRYFDSLPRALVHAAEQRGLPLIVLRRELRFVAVTEAVHALVVNAQLEQLRTSEAVHQVFNELATEGAEPAEVVRQVALMAQAPVVLENLAHQVLAHDPAGRSEVELLEGWERRSRGVRPPGRTGYDPRSGWLVTTVGARGQDWGRLVLAGEPGPLPTDTPHPHTMLLERGAATLALNRLVVRDRESLERQTHRTLLSGILTHALTVSEVALRAQALGVPLESRRLVGVVLRERRGPIPAALEAQARLRDFTELAATAIRTCRLSALVGALDDEGVGLLIALGSQQDEHTALEAFAAALRKLAAEGARGETAPEPVIAVGSSVGSVRDARRTLLEATQVADAALHEAPGGRPAAYYRLPDVRLRGLLHLLRDDARLQTYVERELGPLLAYDAEHGSQLVQMLRIYLEQGRNKSAAADAAHLSRPSFYDRLHKVERILSVDLDQVESCLSLHVALLALDAVRR